The Gordonia westfalica genome segment GCGGTGGAGGTGACCCGTGAGCGTCGTTGACATGCAGGCGTTTCGGACGGCACGCGACATCGTGGAGGTGGAAGCCGACCTCGCTTCCGAGGCATTCACGCACGGCTTCATGTCCTCGATGCAGGTTTCGGCTGCCGGGTGTAGCGCGGTCCTCACCGACTTCTACGGGCGTCGGGTGTTGAAGGTGGAGCCGCAATCGTCGCCATGGATCACCCGCGATCACGTGCTGGTGTTCCTCGCAGCGCAGGAGGCCCAGCCATGAGCATCTACTACCAGGACGACCTGGTCACCCTCTACCACGGCGACTGCCGAGAGGTCATGGCAGACATGGCAGATCGGTCGGTCGATGTGGTGATCACGGATCCGCCGTACACCGAACGCACACACGGAATGGCAAAGACGAACAGGGGTGCTGGTCATGGCATAAAGGCCGTCACGTTCGCGGCGATCTCTGACGCTGACCTGCGGGCCGTACTCGCCGAGTGTGGGCGGGTCTCGGCGAGTTGGGTGGTCACGTCGCTTGATTACGCGCACGCTTTCGCCTTCGACCAGGGTCCGCCGGTCGGGTTGCGCTCGCTGCGCATCGGTGTCTGGGTGAAGCCCAACCCGATGCCGCAGATCAGTGCCGACCGTCCCGGGCAAGGCTGGGAAGCGATTTCATTTCTACACCGCGCCGACACCAAACCGGCCTGGAACGGGGGTGGCAAGGCTGGCGTGTGGACGTACCCCGTCGTGCAGAACACCGGTCACCCGACGGCGAAACCGCTGCCAATGGTGGAGGACTGGGTGCGCCTGTTCACGAACGCCTCGGAAACGGTGTTCGACCCGTTCGCCGGTTCGGGCACCACGTTGATTGCTGCGGCGAACGAAAACCGTAAGGCGGTCGGTGTCGAGCTTGAGGAGCGTTACTGCGAGCTGATTGCGAAACGCCTCAGTAATCAGACGATGGCTCTCGACTTCGGGGATGCGTCATGAGTGCCGCGGAGCACCGCCAGATCGACGGTGTCGACATGTGGGTGCAACACCTCCCAGACCTCCACCTGTTTTGGGCGTGGGTGAACGGACGCACCGAGTTCGTCACCTGGCCCGACGCCGACCACCCCCAGGCCCCCGTTGATCGTGCAGGCCTGGTGGCTGAGCGGCTGTTCGAGTTGGTGGCGAGAGCGAAGGCGGCGGCGTGAGGTTCATGTCGAACCGCACCCATGCTGCCGGCGGGTTCCGGTGGCGCGGCCCCCAATACCCCTACGACCTACCCGGACCTGGAGATGTTCTCCCGGACGACCCGGTCGAGCCGGAAGAACTGTTCCCCAATCCTGCCTACGGGCAACAAGACCCATGGAGACAACAATGACCGAAGACATTAGCCAGGACGAACTGTTCCGGCTCACAGGGCGTGATGTCGTCCTGTGCCCGGAGTGCGGCCACGGCATCGACCCGCACGGCACCGATCCGGGGGGTGCGTGCGGGGTCGGCAAGTGCGAATGCATGATGTCGCCCAACGGCATCGCCTACGCCCTGATCAATCCGGAAGTCACCCCGGCGCAGAAGCACTACGCCGAAGCGGAGAGGATGCTCGCGTTCATCGAGCACGACCGCAACCTCACGACCACCCAGCACTCGGAGGTCGCAGCGCGCGCCCAGGTGCACGCCACCCTCGCGCAGGCCGCTTCACTGCGGGAGGTTCTGGAATCCCGCGCCACCACCCGGTACCACGTCACGGTCCAGGATGAGGGCGAGTTCCGCCGACGCAGCAGCCGTCTCGGATCTTTCGGTGGTGCGCTGTGAACTCTGTGAGACAGCTTCCCAGCAGCGGTTCGTGGTCTGACCGCTACCGCACGATGCTCGACATCGCCGTGTGGTGTGGCGGCATGATCGTCCGCCCCAAACCCCACCAACTCCAGCTACGGGTGGATGGTGTGACTGCCCTTCCGGGGATTGGATCAAGGCTGACGGCAACGGGTTCGAGGTCATCCCCTCCAGGGCGGGAGCAGACCTCTGATGCCCGACTACAAAGGCCCCCTCGACTACGTCGATGTCGCGACCCGAATTGTTGAGTTCCGCAACCAGCACCCCACCGGCTCTCTCCAGCAGGTGCGATACGAAGTTCTTGAGGTTGGCGGCAAGAGCTTCCTCGCGTTCACCGCCGCCGCCTACCGCACGCCGGATGATGAGCGTCCCGGTATCGGTACCGCGTGGGAACCCATCCCCGGCCCCACATCTTTCACCCGTGACTCGGAGATGCAGAACGCTGAGACCGCGGCGTGGGGAGGGCGATCGTCGCAGCGTTGGCGGCGGACACGAAGAAGGGTGTGGCGTCGTCGGAGGAGGTCCGGAACCGTCAGCAGACGCCGGCGCAGCGGGCGCAACGCGAACTGGCTGAGGCTGTGACGGCTGCGGGGATGGTGACGAAGGAGTTCGCCGAGTGGGCGATGACCACCCGCAATGTCGATCTGAAGACTGCCGGGATTGCGGTGCTGGTGCCGCTGACTCGTGAGGTGCAGGAGAAGGGGAAGGCGATCATGTCTGTCCCGGATCATGATGCGGCGCAAACCACCCTGGCCGACGAACTCGGCGCACAGGAGGCGTCGTGAGCGGGCGGGCGATGGGATCGCATCAGTGCGCCACCACCGGGGACGACGTGTGGCTGACACCACCGCACGTCCTCGACGCCCTCGGCCCGTTCGACCTCGACCCGTGCGCCGCACCGGCAGAAGCGAACTGGACGACCGCACGCCACCACTACCGACTACCCGACGACGGACTCACACTGCCGTGGGAAGGGCGCGTGTGGTGCAACCCGCCCTACTCCAATGTGTGGCGGTGGCTCGACCGGCTCGCCAACCACGGCACCGGCACCGCACTGATCTTCGCCCGCACCGAGACCGCCGGATTCCAGGCGCAGGTGTGGCGGCGGGCGACCGCAGTGCTGTTCCTCGAAGGGCGGCTCACCTTCCACCACCGCGATGGATCGAAGGCCGCGGCGAACAGCGGCGCACCGTCCTGCCTCGTCGCATACGGGACAGATGACGCGGGCCGACTGCTCGACAGCGGACTCCCTGGCGCGTTCGTCCATGGCTGGTCGATCACGGCAGTTGACGACCAACCATCCCTCTTCGAGGAGGCGTCATGAGCCGCCCTATTTGCGGGGTGTGTGGTTTCGATCTCGGCTACGGCCACATGGTCCGTATGCGCTGGGGAGACCGCACCGGCGACATCATCCCATGCCCGAATTGCCTGGCCCATCACGACGCTCAAGACATCCTCAGGAGATACACCCATGAGTAACGGCTTCCACATCGAACCCTCCACCACCCGAATGGATCAGGGCAGAAGATCCAACACCCTGGACGAGAAGAAGCAGGCGTTGGGGTCGTCGAACACGTTCCCCGGTGCGAATGTGTTGAACCGCAACCGGAATGTTTCTGATCTGCCGAAACCGCCGGCCTGGCATGAGGGCGCTCCCTGCGCCTCCTCAGACCCGGACGCGTTCTTTCCCTCCCATTACGGGGTGACGCAAACCGCTGACGCGAAACGGATCTGCGCCGGCTGTGACCGCCGGGAGGTGTGTTTGCAGTGGGCGTTGGACAACCGTGAACCGCACGGTGTGGTTGGGGTACGACTCCGCGTGAACGTCAGGCCATGTGGAAGCAGGGGGCGGCATGACCTGCCAATGCGGGAAGCCCGTCAAAGCGCGCGGCATGTGCGAAATGCACTACGCCCAACACCACCGCCGGCAACGCGCCTACGGACGTTGGACTCCCGACCTGGTCGACGCCCAGCCTGTACGCGAGCACATCCTCAAGCTGCGTGACGCAGGAGTGGGGAACAAACGGCTCGAAGAGGAGTTCGGCGTCCCGCACAGCACCATCCAGCATCTGCTGTACGGGCAACGCGGATACGGTCCGAGCAAACAGGTCCGCCAAGCTACCGCCGACCGCATCCTCCAAATCCCTGTTCCGCGTACCGGTGTCGAGTTTGTGCGACAGGACCGCGTCCCCGCCCTGGGCACAACCCGCCGATTGCAGGCGTTGGTGGCGAACGGGTATTCGCAGACGGATCTGATCAGCCGTCTGGGTTGGCCGGAGAATGGCAGCACTTCGGAGTTGTTCCTCGGACAGTCCCGCAACATTGCGGTTCGTCGAGCACGGGATGTGACGTCCTTGTTCGCGCAGTTGCAGATGGTTCCCGGAACTGATCGGAAGGCGCGGCATCGGGCGAAGGCGAAAGGTTGGTTGCCTCCGTTGGCGTGGGATGAGGACCGTATCGATGACCCCACCTATGAGCCGGAAGTGGTGGACAAACCCCGCACTGCCGAAGACCTGTTCTCCGACTTCGAGTATCTGCTGTCGATGGGTGTTGGGGCGGAGGAGGCATCGCGTCGGGTGGGGATGCTGCCGGCGTCGATGAAGCGCCGGTATGAGCGGCATGGGCGGCGTTGTCCGGCAGCGTTGACGTCGGTGGCGTGGCAGCAGAGGAAGACGGCGTCATGACGGGCTTCTCTGCGGATGTGAAGGCTGCTGCTGCGGTGCGGGCGATGGGTCGCTGCGAAGTCCAAACCGACTGGTGTACCGGCACAGGGCAGGACTATCACCACCGAGCTAACCGCGGCATGGGCGGATCGAAAGACCCACAGATCAACGCCCTGTCGAATTGTCTGCTGGTGTGCCGCGGCTGCCATGACTTCATCGGCCGCAATCCGGCGCAGGCGTACGCGAAGGGCTGGTTGGTGTCGAAGTTCCGGCAGCCGTCCAGCGATGTGGCTGTCCTGCTGTCGGGCCGGTGGGCGTTGCTCGATGATGCCGGCGGGGTCGAGGTGTGCGATGCGGTGGGCTGAGGTTCCGGAGTCCTACCTCCTGTGGGGGGCGATCGAGAGGCCGTGCCCTGAGTGCGCGGCCAGGCCGGGGGAGCTTTGCGTACTCCGTTCCCCCGCAACAGGTGCAGAGAAGACACGACACATCCCCTGCGTGGGGAGAACCAAAGGAGACAACGAATGAGCAACAACAAGAAGGCTTTCGACGGCGAGGCGTTCAAGGCGGTTGAGGTGGTCAAGGTGCAGGCTGTCGGCGGAGGCTCGGGTGGCAATGGCGGCTACGTCGTGCAGCCCTTGGCGTCGGCGAGAACTGCTGTGCGTGTGGTGGTGACGAGAACCCGGAAGGGTTACCAGTGGGCGCAGATCGCCCGCAACGGCAGCGCCGGCGCCATCTCCCCGAAAACGTATGACACGAAGTCGAATGCGGTGCGCGCTGCCAAGCGTCAGGCCGCTCTGGTGGGTGGGGTGGTGGAGGTCCAGTGATCGTCTACGAGAACATCCCGGAGAAGGTGTCTGAGTATCGCGGCACCATCGAGGTGTACGAGGACGAGATCTTGCAGGTCGACCTCGATGCCAAGAGCGTGGTCGCCAGACATCCCGAGTGGCGTTGGCGGTGTAAGTCCCGCAACGGTCAGATCCTCGCTCAGGGGGAAGGCTATCGGCGTAGGTCGGGGGCTCTCAACGCCATCGACACCCAGTACGCGGCGCGGTTGAAGGTTGGTGGCATCAACTACGACGTGGTCCCGCGTGGGCAAGAACGGCAGATGCTCGTCTGCCCGTGGCGTGTGGTGATCCTCGACCGCCACGGAGACATCGACAAGATCGGAGCACTCTACTGATGAGCGAGGACAACCCCGTATCCCGCAACCTGCCGGGAAACCCTTTCACCGATAACTACGCGGCCATGACGGCTGAGCAGTCCGCATGGTTCGCCATCGCCTACGAGATTCGCACACTCACCATCGCCCTCACGGAGCAGACATACAACCTGAACGGCAGTCCTCTCTGTGACGAACTGCGAGATCGGCTGGGCCTGAACGGCGGCGGTGTGTCATGACTCGCATCCTTGGTGTGTCCGCTGTACCGGGTTTCTTCCCACCCGGACCTGTTGATTGGTCGAACGGGCAGACGTTGGTGCCGGCCGAAGACCTGGAGCAGGCGCAGGCACGCATCGCCGAACTCGAAGTGGCGCTGAGAAGGAAGCGGCTCATCTTCGACCAGGTATGCAACGACCGTGCCGCCCTCAATGCTGACGTCAATCGCTTATCCGCTGACCGTCTCGAATCTGAGGCCACCGCAGACGATGTGGTGGAGAAGGCCGAACAGTTCACAGCCGAGCAAGTACGCGACGCCATCATCGAGGTGTTGGACCAGAACGCGGTGTCGCTGTGGCTGCCCTACGGGACACACCTCACGGCACCGTCCATCCCGAAGATGTCGGCCATGTCGCCCGATGGGTAGTTGCAAAGCTGCGGGGGAGTCATGACCGATCCCGCCGTAGACGCAGCACAGAGGGCGTGTGAACCGCATGGCGTCTCGCACTTCGTCGGCCCGGGAAGGTACGCCCTGCGTGGTGCCCGTGAAGCCCTCGCACCACTCCGGGAACTGCATCGGCTCGACGGCTGCCCCGAACGCGACGACTGTACCGATCCCGAACACCTGACGCT includes the following:
- a CDS encoding DNA-methyltransferase, which translates into the protein MSIYYQDDLVTLYHGDCREVMADMADRSVDVVITDPPYTERTHGMAKTNRGAGHGIKAVTFAAISDADLRAVLAECGRVSASWVVTSLDYAHAFAFDQGPPVGLRSLRIGVWVKPNPMPQISADRPGQGWEAISFLHRADTKPAWNGGGKAGVWTYPVVQNTGHPTAKPLPMVEDWVRLFTNASETVFDPFAGSGTTLIAAANENRKAVGVELEERYCELIAKRLSNQTMALDFGDAS
- a CDS encoding phage N-6-adenine-methyltransferase; its protein translation is MSGRAMGSHQCATTGDDVWLTPPHVLDALGPFDLDPCAAPAEANWTTARHHYRLPDDGLTLPWEGRVWCNPPYSNVWRWLDRLANHGTGTALIFARTETAGFQAQVWRRATAVLFLEGRLTFHHRDGSKAAANSGAPSCLVAYGTDDAGRLLDSGLPGAFVHGWSITAVDDQPSLFEEAS
- a CDS encoding YegP family protein, with amino-acid sequence MIVYENIPEKVSEYRGTIEVYEDEILQVDLDAKSVVARHPEWRWRCKSRNGQILAQGEGYRRRSGALNAIDTQYAARLKVGGINYDVVPRGQERQMLVCPWRVVILDRHGDIDKIGALY